Proteins encoded in a region of the Candidatus Margulisiibacteriota bacterium genome:
- a CDS encoding aminopeptidase gives MIIGTTAKMTASARGILQHTLKVKPGERVYVTHDAPRAAVGAAFISAAKDLGHEVRSFDLGERRFEDGGIDNLLASVSEGGPYVFVNTFTSGVTREGKPETPFRIQLLSYQIGRKLAEKMKDIPRHLIPIGQQSRVMHSPGITDEALQWDVDYGIMAQRMAVLNEAYQGAKAVKIETQRGTSLMLGIGNRPLHCELTIEKPGTFGNWPPGEAYFAPLEDSANGIAIVDGTIGDFGVPAAPIRFGFRNGVIKNIEYLGQSRTDLFLTRLLDAIWQKDDPQAAVIGELGIGVADFPQTGEMLFDEKIYGTVHFAAGGNEEFGGVNTSQTHRDHLMWHPTLTLIDADGSSRVVMRDGKIV, from the coding sequence ATGATTATTGGAACGACGGCAAAGATGACTGCGAGCGCGAGAGGGATCTTACAACATACTTTAAAGGTTAAACCGGGGGAACGGGTTTATGTGACCCATGACGCTCCTCGCGCTGCCGTTGGGGCGGCTTTTATTTCAGCGGCGAAGGATTTGGGACATGAAGTCAGGTCTTTTGATCTGGGAGAACGCAGATTCGAGGATGGCGGGATCGACAATTTGCTGGCCAGCGTATCCGAAGGTGGCCCTTATGTGTTTGTTAATACGTTTACCAGCGGGGTAACGAGAGAGGGCAAGCCCGAAACACCTTTTAGGATTCAACTCTTATCCTATCAAATAGGCCGAAAGCTGGCCGAAAAAATGAAGGATATTCCTCGTCATCTTATCCCGATTGGGCAACAAAGCCGGGTCATGCATTCTCCCGGCATAACCGACGAAGCCCTTCAGTGGGACGTCGATTATGGCATTATGGCGCAAAGGATGGCAGTCTTAAATGAAGCCTACCAAGGGGCCAAAGCAGTCAAGATTGAAACTCAACGGGGGACCTCTTTGATGTTAGGCATTGGGAACCGGCCGTTACATTGCGAATTAACAATTGAGAAACCAGGCACGTTCGGGAACTGGCCTCCGGGCGAAGCGTATTTTGCCCCGCTTGAGGATTCGGCCAATGGGATTGCCATTGTTGACGGGACGATCGGCGACTTTGGCGTCCCCGCGGCGCCGATTAGGTTTGGCTTTCGCAACGGGGTAATTAAAAATATTGAATATTTAGGGCAGTCGCGGACAGACCTTTTCTTAACCAGGCTGCTGGATGCCATCTGGCAAAAGGACGATCCCCAAGCGGCGGTGATTGGCGAGCTGGGGATCGGCGTGGCCGATTTCCCCCAAACCGGCGAAATGCTGTTCGATGAAAAAATATACGGCACGGTCCATTTTGCGGCGGGAGGAAACGAAGAGTTTGGCGGAGTGAATACCTCACAAACCCATCGTGATCATTTAATGTGGCACCCGACGCTGACCCTGATAGACGCGGACGGTTCTT